The Deinococcus arcticus genome has a segment encoding these proteins:
- a CDS encoding antitoxin Xre-like helix-turn-helix domain-containing protein has translation MPQSPSASSLYTSKLLSLLRILTFWGLTRRQQAELLGLSVRTLQRIAGGYGPARSSWEKQQRLRLLADIAVALHTLYGDHHVAGWLRRPNGRPPFDGRTPLAFMLGGDQALHAVHQLLTADLSGLFRVTPEAHALAAALPQPDFDLDSPSRISHEDESTKLD, from the coding sequence ATGCCCCAGTCCCCATCCGCATCGTCTCTCTACACGTCTAAACTCCTGTCGCTTCTGCGGATTCTGACGTTCTGGGGCCTGACCCGCCGCCAGCAGGCAGAGCTCCTGGGGCTCAGCGTGCGAACCCTCCAGCGGATCGCTGGTGGATACGGGCCGGCCCGTTCCTCATGGGAAAAGCAGCAGCGGCTGCGCCTGCTGGCGGACATTGCTGTGGCGCTGCACACCCTCTATGGCGACCATCATGTGGCCGGGTGGCTGCGGCGCCCCAACGGACGGCCGCCCTTTGATGGCCGGACACCGCTGGCCTTCATGCTGGGTGGTGATCAGGCCCTGCACGCCGTCCACCAGCTGCTGACGGCCGACCTGAGTGGTCTGTTCAGGGTCACACCCGAAGCGCATGCGCTTGCGGCGGCCCTCCCTCAACCGGACTTCGATCTGGACAGCCCTTCACGGATAAGCCACGAGGACGAGTCGACCAAACTGGACTGA